The stretch of DNA CCCTCCTCGAAGTGCGGGAACTCCGCCCGGGCCCGGTCCAGGATCTCCTCCGGGGGCCGCCGCCCGCCGGGGGCGTGCCGCTCGGCGATCCCGGCGATGCGCGGGTCGGGGCCGGCCGCCTCGCCCCAGCCCAGCGCCTCGTGCGGCCCGACGCCCTGGGCCAGCAGCCACAGGAAGGACCCCAGGTCGGGGGCGACCACCAGGACCTCGCCCTCCGATTCGAAGTAGACCACCGGCTGCTCGTGCGGCGGCCGCCCCTCCCGGACCAGCCACAGCCCGGCGTAGCCGCCGCCCCCGTTCTTCCCGAAGAACCGGTACTCCCGCCCGTCGGCCTCGGGGTTGCCGGTCCACAGCCGGAACCACCAGGCGGTCTCCTCGGGGTCCTCGAAGGACCGGTACATCTCGAAGTCGACGCCGCCGCCGGGGGTCCACGCGGCCGCCAGTTCCGCCAGCGCCGGCGGGAAGTCCGCTCCGGCGGCGGCCGCCGCCTCCCGGTCCAGGAAGTCCCCGACGGTCCGGGCGAAGTCCTCCGGGGCGTCCAGCCACGGGTAGTGGCCGGCGCCCGGCAGGACCGCCGTCTCCCCGCGCGGGAACAGCCCGGCGATCTCCGCGGCGACCCGGGGGAGCGGTCCGCCGTCCAGCTCGCCCGCGACGGCCAGGACCGGGGCGTGCAGCCCGGCGACGGCGGCGCGGGCGGCCGGCGGGTCGAAGGCGCCGGGGGGCCGCGTAGGCCCGTGCGGCCTCCTCGTTGGTCTGGCCGGCCTCGGCGGTGGCGTGCGTCTGCGCGGCGGCGTCCCAGCGCCCGTAGAAGAGCGGCCCGGCGGCGTCCCGCTGCGCGTCGGTCGCGGTGCCGGCGAGCACCGCGTCGAGGGCGTCCCGGGCCTGCGGGTACCAGGGCTCGGCGGCGCGCAGGGCGGCCGCCTCCCGGCGCTGCTCCTCGGTGAAGTCGACGCCGAGAGCCCGGCCCCGGGCGGTGACCAGGACCAGCGAGCGCACCCGCTCGGGGTGCCGGGCCGCGTACAGCACCGCCAGGTCGCCCGCCGCGGAGTGGGCCAGCAGGTCGATCCGGTCCAGGCCGAGGTGGGCGCGGAGCGCCTCGACGTCGCCGGCCTGCCGGTCGCACCGGTAGCCGGCCGGGTCGGCGCAGGGCCCGGAGCCCCCGGTGCCGCGCGGGTCGGGCACGACCAGCCGGCGCCGCCGCGCCAGCCCGCCCAGGCCGCCGAGGTAGGCGCCGGCGCGCATCGGGCCGCCGGGCAGGCAGATCAGCGGTTCCCCCTCGCCTTCGGCTCGGTAGGCGAGCTCGGTCCCGTCGGGTGCGGTGAAGGAGGGCATGGCGCGATCCTCCCGTTCCGCACCTGTCCGGGCAAACGCCGGCCCCCGGGGCCGTGCGCCGTTCCGGCCCCGGTATGGTCGTCGGCACGGCGCGGGGTGCACCGGCCCGATGACGGCATCGGCCGGAGCTGAGATCACACCCGTCGAACCTGATCTAGCTCGAACTAGCGAAGGGAACGCCCATCTTGAGCGGTTTCTGTGCTGAAGTGTGGAACGAGACGGCCGGCGTGCGCGCGGCCATCGACGACCTGCCGTTCGTCCGCGGCCTGGCCGACGGGTCCCTGTCCCGGGACCGGTTCGACTACTACATGGCCCAGGACGCCCTCTACCTCCGCGGCTACGCCCGCGCCCTGGCCTCGGCCGCGGCCCGCGCCGACCGCTCCGAGGAGATCGCCTTCTTCGCCAAGTCCGCGCACGACGCCATCGCGGTGGAGAGCTCCATGCACGAGGGCTTCGTCGGAGACGTGGCCGACCTGCGCCCCTCGCCGACCTGCACCGCCTACGTCTCCTACCTGCTGGGCCTGGCCCAGACCCAGGGCTACGGCGAGCTGGCCGCCGGGGTGCTGCCCTGCTTCTGGGTCTACACCGACGTCGGCGCCCGCCTGATGGAGAAGGCCGGCGACCTGGCCGAGCACCCCTACGGCGAATGGATCTCCACCTACGCCGACGAGGAGTTCGCCGCCTCCACCCGGCGGCTGTGCGCCATCACCGACGGCATCGCCGAGCGCTCCGACGCCGCCACCGTCGCCCGGATGCGCGAGGCCTTCGCCACCGCCACCACCTACGAGTTCCACTTCTGGGAGGCGGCCTGGGAGAAGGAGGGCTGGGCGGCCTTCTGAGCCGCCGCCTCCGCGACAGGTCCTCTCCTCCTCCCCGCAGGGTTCCGCTCGGCCCCGCGGCCGCCGCCCGGCGGGAGTTCCTGCGAGATTGCCCCCGTCGCCCCGTGCCGCCGGGTCCGCGCCCGCGGGCCCGGCGGCACACCCCGTCCTCACACGATGGCGGCCTCGGGGCGGGGCTGCGCGCCAGAGGTGAAGCGGGCGGCGGTCAGCGGGGCGATGTCGACCGGCGGGGTGCGGCCGAGGAACAGGTCGCGGACGATCTCTCCGACGGCGGGCGCCTGGAGGAAGCCGTGGCCGGAGAAGCCGGTTGCGTAGAGGAACCCGCCGACCCGGTCGTCGGCGCCGATGAGCGCGTTGTGGTCCGGGGTGGTCTCGTACAGCCCGGCCCAGCCGCCCGCCACCGGGAGGCCGGCCAGCTCGGGGGCGCGCTCGCGGAGCACCCCGCGGAACGGGGCGAGCCACTCCTCGCTGTAGGAGGTGTCGAAGCCCTCCTCCTGGCGGGGGTCGGACATGCCGAAGAGCATCCCGTCGTCGCTGTTGTGGAAGTAGGCGCTGGAGGCGAAGTCGATGGTGAACGGGATGCGCGGCGGGCGGGGGCGCATCGGCCGGGTGAACGCGATCTGCCTGCGCAGCGGGCGCACCGGCAGTTCCACCCCGGCCATCGCGCCGATCCCGGCCGACCAGGCGCCGGCCGCGCAGACCACCGCGCCGGTGCGGACCGTGCCGGCGGTGGTGTGCACCTCGGCGACGCGCCCGCCCTCGGTGCCGATCCCGGTGACGGTGCAGCCGGTGCGCACCGCGGCCCCGGCCCGTTCGGCGGCCCGCGCGTAGCCCTCGACGACGCGGACCGGCCGGGCGTGGCCGTCCTCGGGGGAGTAGGCGGCGCAGAGCAGCCCCGGGGCGGCGGCGTAGCGGCACAGCCGCCCGGCCTCGGCCGGGCCGACCATCCGGTTGGGCAGGCCCATCGTGTTCTGCAGGGCGACCGCCCGCTCGAAGGCGGCGGCGTCGTCCGGCCTGGTCAGCAGGAAGAGGTAGCCCGCCCGGTCGAGGCCGATGCCGGTGCCGACCCGCTCCCGGAACCCCCGGTAGGCGCGCAGGCTGCGCGCCGCGATGTCGATGTTGAGCGGGTCGGAGAACTGGGCCCGGACGCCGCCGATGGGCTTGCCCGAGGAGCCTGCGGCCAGTCGGCCGCGCTCCAGCAGCAGCACGCCGCCGACGCCGGCCTCGGCCAGGTGGAAGGCGGCCGAGGCGCCCATGACCCCGCCTCCGATGATGACGACCGGGGCCGATGGGGGGAGCTCCGGCCGCGCCGGCGGCCCGTCGCCGTGGTGTCCTCCGGGAAGCAGTGCGGGGTGCATGCGCGGTCGCCCTCCATAGCGCTCACCCGCGGCGGGGCCGACGCCCCGGCGCGGTGGTGGCCTGGCATTCGCGAACACCGATCCGGATGCGCGCCATTCTCCTCACCGCCGGGGGCCGCGTCCACCCCCGCCGCCGGGCCGGATGCGGGACCGCCCCGGCACCGGGGAAAGCCGCGCTCCGGAACGCGCGGCCGGGACCGGCCGGAAGCGGCATATTTCCCGATTGCCCGGCGGGGCGGGGGAGCGGCGGGTACCGTTGCCCCGACCGAGAGCCCGGACGACCGTGGGAAACAGCAGATGGAGCCATACGACAGGACCCTCTCCGCCGGGGACCTCAAGGGAAGGACGACGGTCACCGACACCGGCGGGAACACGGCCGTCATCCACGCGGGGCCGGTCCGCATCCGCTACACCTGGAACGACCGGGCGGCGCTGATCCAGCTGGCCTCGGCCGCCATGCAGGCGCTGACCATCGTCGACGGCGACCACCGCATGGAGCACTGACCCGGCGGCGGCCCACCCGGTCCGGCGCGGTCCCGGCACGTCCGCCCGGAGCATCGGGACCGGCGCCGCGCGGGCCCGAGCGCGCCCCCGCGATGAGCGTGGCATAGCACCCACCGCCGCAGCGTGCCGCCGGGGCCTCGGTGCCAAGACCACCGTCCGCAAGAGGCTTCCGGGGCGGAGCCGGGGCACCGGGGTTCGCGATCGGGACGGCCTGCTCCCCTCGGTAACGGACGACCGGATCGCGGTCGCGGCGCGCCCCGCGCGAGGCGGGCGGCGGGGGTGCGCCCGCCGGTCGCACCCGGTCGGAGGAGCCCCGTTCCCCCCTGCTCGCCTTAGCCCGCACGGCGCCCGAAGGCACGTGTCCGCGAGGCGACACTCAGGTCACCTCGGCGAGAATTTTCGTCCTACCTGTGCTTCCAGGCGACTAATCGACTACCCACGGTCGTGTTTTCCTGAGAGAATCCACATTCCTTGGAGAACTCCCAGGAAGCGCGCCGCGGCGGCCCCGCCCGCGCAGCGGACGTGCGGCGCGCGCCCCGATCCCAGAGAGACGGCCCCGAGACGCAGGCAAGGAACCCCGTGCCGACCCAATCACAGCCCGCGCCCGCACCCCCGGCAGCACGCCCCGCGCCGCCGCGCCGCTTCTTCCCGGAGGTCCAGGGCCTCCGCGCACTCGCGGTGGCGCTGGTCGTCGTGTACCACGTCGACAAGGAGCTGCTGCCCGGCGGCTACGTCGGCGTCGACGTCTTCTTCGTGATCTCCGGATTCCTCATCACCACGCTGCTGCTGCGCGAGGCCCGCGAGCAGGGGCGCGTGTCCCTGTCGGGCTTCTACATCCGGCGGGTCCGGCGCATCCTGCCCGCGGCCACCGTCGTCCTGCTGGCCACCGGCGCCGCCGCCATGGCGCTGCTGCCCTCGGCCCAGCTGCTGGACACCGCCAAGCAGCTGGCCGCCTCCGCGCTGTACGTGCAGAAC from Nocardiopsis composta encodes:
- a CDS encoding SMI1/KNR4 family protein encodes the protein MYRSFEDPEETAWWFRLWTGNPEADGREYRFFGKNGGGGYAGLWLVREGRPPHEQPVVYFESEGEVLVVAPDLGSFLWLLAQGVGPHEALGWGEAAGPDPRIAGIAERHAPGGRRPPEEILDRARAEFPHFEEGVQALCR
- a CDS encoding TenA family protein, which produces MWNETAGVRAAIDDLPFVRGLADGSLSRDRFDYYMAQDALYLRGYARALASAAARADRSEEIAFFAKSAHDAIAVESSMHEGFVGDVADLRPSPTCTAYVSYLLGLAQTQGYGELAAGVLPCFWVYTDVGARLMEKAGDLAEHPYGEWISTYADEEFAASTRRLCAITDGIAERSDAATVARMREAFATATTYEFHFWEAAWEKEGWAAF
- a CDS encoding NAD(P)/FAD-dependent oxidoreductase yields the protein MHPALLPGGHHGDGPPARPELPPSAPVVIIGGGVMGASAAFHLAEAGVGGVLLLERGRLAAGSSGKPIGGVRAQFSDPLNIDIAARSLRAYRGFRERVGTGIGLDRAGYLFLLTRPDDAAAFERAVALQNTMGLPNRMVGPAEAGRLCRYAAAPGLLCAAYSPEDGHARPVRVVEGYARAAERAGAAVRTGCTVTGIGTEGGRVAEVHTTAGTVRTGAVVCAAGAWSAGIGAMAGVELPVRPLRRQIAFTRPMRPRPPRIPFTIDFASSAYFHNSDDGMLFGMSDPRQEEGFDTSYSEEWLAPFRGVLRERAPELAGLPVAGGWAGLYETTPDHNALIGADDRVGGFLYATGFSGHGFLQAPAVGEIVRDLFLGRTPPVDIAPLTAARFTSGAQPRPEAAIV